In Brachyhypopomus gauderio isolate BG-103 chromosome 2, BGAUD_0.2, whole genome shotgun sequence, the DNA window CTCTCATTTGCTTAAGGCAGATATTGCATGTCACAACTGTCGCTGCCTTGGTTGGAGGTTGTCAATCCGAGTTATCTGGGCGGAGCGTAAACTCTAAGTGACAACAGCACCCCACGTCCTCCACCTATATACACGCTGGGATGAATAAAGAGCAGAGGCATTTTCTACAACACAACCACAGACGCCTGAGGCCTAAATGAGTAATTCAGTTATTTCAAGTCAATTATAacacacaaagagaaagagCAGTGTTATTGTGCCTGCTCTCGTCCACTCATGCTCAGTGGCTGGTCTTATATGGCCTGCTGCATGATGCTTGTGTTGACTCATACATCCCTCTGTTTGTTTTCCCCTGACTCTCCTCAGTGCACTGACAGCCACTattaagagagtgagggagtttATCCCTGCTGGGGTAGTGCAGCAGTCAGTCAGTGGGCCCTGCCCTGTGGGTGCTCTGCAGCTCTACAGACCCCGTAGACCAACGTTACAAACCCAATAGACCAGCTGTATAGACCCCATAGACCAGCTCTACAGACCCCATAGACCAGCTCTACAGACCCCATAGACCAGCTGTATAGACCCCATAGACCAGCTCTACAGACCCCATAGACCAACTGTATAGACCCCATAGACCAGCTGTACAGACCCCATATACCAGCTCTACAGACCCCATAGACCAGCTGTATAGACCCCATAAACCAGCTGTACAGAATCCATAGACCAGCTGTACAGACCTTACTAGACCAACTCCGCAGACCCTATAGACCATCTCTACAGACCTTACTAGACCAACTCTGCAGACACAATAGACCATCTCTACAGACCTTACTAGACCAACTCTGCAGACCCTATAGACCAGCTCTACAGACCTTACTCGACCAACTCTGCAGACCCTATAGACCAGCTCTACAGACCTTACTAGACTGACTCTGCAGACCCTATAGATCATCTGTACAGACCTTACTATACCAACTCTGCAGACCCTATAGACCAGCTCTACAGACCTTACTAGACCAACTCTGCAGACCCCATAGACCAGCTCTACAGGCCTTACTAGACCAACTCTGCAGACCCTATAGACCAACTCTACAGACCTTACTAGACCAACTCTGCAGACCATATAGACCATCTGTACAGACCTTACTAGACCAGCTCTACAGACCTTACTAGACTAACTTTGCAGACCCTATAGACCAGCTCTACAGACCTTGTTTGTGCTTTCTTGGAAATTCCCAGAAAACCTTCCAAATTCAGCTCCAGGTCTTGAAGCAGGTTTTAATGTAGAAAAAACAGTATAAcagtataataataatgttcAGAATGATTAATAATTCTTTAGTAGAAATTATGCCTTGTATTTGAAAGACTACTAAAAATATTACAACACTAGTATCCACTAACACATTCACTAACATCTCACCTGCTGCTTGAACCCAACACGGATTGCACATATGCGAGCTCTGTTGATCAAAACTGTTTCATACAATTCTGCTGTTCATGCTATTCTCATATATTCACATTATGTGCATTGTGTGtatgaatatatattttttgtttttattttggatACTTCAGCCTCTGTCTAACTGATATTGCACATTATTGTACTTTATTGCACACTGTACATGTGCTCTGGGCCATTTACACTTGCATTAGTCAAAGTCACAGTGTGTATGACAATAAAGCTTCGTTCATTCAAGTGAAATTTGTTGTCATTCAGACTTTAAAACAGCAGTGCATAGCTGAACAAGACTGTGTTTCTGCAAACTCCCATgtacaaataaaaacattaatataAAACATAATGCAAAAACACGAGACATACTAGCAACAAAACTAGCAGACAAGACAttagtataaatatatataaatatagaaAGGGTGGGGGAAAGAAATATTGCACTTTGTATGAAAAGAAATTGCTGTTTCCAAGTGATAATATTATTGCACACTGTaacatataatgttaacataACTGTATGCGTAAATTTAACAGTGTCTGACCATAATACCAGTGAGAGTTATGCTGCTATACCgactatacacatacacactgtgtaTTATATAGAatttacccccccccacacacacacactccatttaGTACTCATGTTGTAGATTTTAGTACTAAGAATTTCCTtgtatagtgtaactgtttttttctctgtgcatatgacaataaagcCTTGGATGTTGAATACAGTAGATAACATGCTTAACAAATAAGCTGCTTTAACCTGCCCATAAGTGAAAGGCAGCATAGCGTTGTGTACATAACATCACATTACATGTGTAGACTCATACGGTGCTTTAATCAGGCACATGCAGGTACTTCTGGACAGGCAGACTGGAGCATCTTTAATCTTTGCCAGTAGATGAAGGCTGCAGCCGCCATTTAGATTCTCAACGTGATCCTTCAGCACCACCTAGTGTATAGAAAATATATATTGCAATCGGCTCATGCAAAAATAAACTTTTAATTTAAAAGTTTATCATCCTCTCTTCAGAATCTTTCGAACTACACAATCATTTAGTGCTTATTTTGTTTACTACAAATTTGAGATGGTCTTTTCCCTATAGATTTGAGACGATATTTTGTTCCCTATAGATTTCAGATGATATTTTGTTAGCTGTGGATTTGAAATGGTTCTGTTACAGAATCCCAAAAGTTGCTCAATATTGGGTATCttcaaataaaaacataccactTTACTAGTggtatttaataattaaatgaATTACTTTTGTTAGTTCTTATGAATGATTAATATTTTAGATAAATCaattgtgtttaattttatgttAATAAATTATGTTATATAAAACATTTCCAAGGTGATACATGTCAAAAATCATTTCAATTCTTCTATGTCTGTATGAATTGCCTCTCTGTATGAAGAATGCTACACAAATATCATACCATATACCATTTGGTCAGACTCTGCCCACCCAAGTGGgaattttttacttttattgtatttttctatttattgatatatatatatattttttttttttatagccataattatttattatttgttcTGAATAACCACTAACATCTCCTGACAATGGGGGACAatgacaaggaaaaactccctaaaagCATGAggaagagcatgaggaagaaaccttgagggGAACtcgggggggaacccatcctcttctggccaatgccggtcaccatgacaacaataattTGAGAGATACATAAGCAAAGAAGTGATGGGAATGAAAAATAaattctcatctttgtgtgtatttatatacatgagttctctATATAATTCTTATTCAGTCCTagacttcttgatggtcagtaATGGTAGTCCAGGGCCGTGGAGATACAATCATATCAGGGGGGAAtttggggtggtgagagggtccaggatagcgggttgatccttcatcatggCTGGTTAGTCAGGAGGTACCTACACCAACCACTGCACTATGGGAGTCTTCAGGACAAGGCCAGAATTCACTTAAGCAAGCAAACAAACCAAACACAAAATGCGCACATCCTGAGGAAACAACTCTCGCTTCCTGGTGTAGGCAGAGACAAAAGAAGGGGAAGAAAACGCCTTTCTAACCCCACGTCTCTCACTCTCAGCCTCTCGTCATCCTCCACTCCTTCTGTTCTCTGATCACACAGCTCACCTGGACACAGCACTCACACAACTCACCTGGACACAGAACTCACAGCTCACCTGGACACAGAACTCACAGCTCACCTGTACACATGGAGCATCAGGCCCTGTGGTTCACTCTGCTTCTGTCTGGCATCTCAACAATATGTAAGAACAGCTACTTGTCCATGGCTTACTTTTGCCTTATTTTGTACATTGCTGGTGTTTTCACTCCTCCACTCGTGTCTCCTCTCATGTGCAGGTCAGGCTGCCGAAGCTCCGTCAGGTCAGTTCAATTCATATTCAGTTTCCATTTCACACTGATTTAGCATTTCCATTTTACAGTGATTTGTTGTTCTGGTTGTCGTGTTTAGTCACGTTCATAGATTAGAGCGTAAAAATTTAGTTCTCAATAAAGAGGTgacattatttattttaaaggaCTGAAATATTGTGAGCTCTGTGTGACATTATGTGAGACTTGTGTGAGAATGAAAAGATTTATTTCCAGAATGAGATCGAGCTGGCTGCTTCAGTCTTTATGAGATACCACTACAGTGGCCCAATTAAAAGCGGAAGTTTTTATTTggtctgtgtctttgtggtgttgTGCTCTGGGAATCTTGGTCTTTAGCTCTGGAGTTAAGCTGTTCCAGACCGACTGCTGCTGTTTCCTCTAAGATGTTGTCGTGATGTTTGTGCAATTGTCTGTTTTCCTTCCTTCATCCTCGTTCCAAACTGCGTCTGCTCCTCTGAGCTCTTCCTGTGTTCTCCTCACACCTCCAGCAGTGAATGCAGTGGAAGCATTAAAAGAGAGAGCATAACCAGTATAACCATAAACAGCTCCTGTAGCACCTATGGCACattctcatttacatatttaaagtTAGAAGTTCTTGTGTGTTTTCCGTTAAGACAAATAATGATGCGTATGTGGTGAAATATGTACTGTGTTAAAATGTAATGTTAGATGGAAACATTGCATTCAGGTTTTTGTTTTGCAGTGAGTTTTCTCTTAAAAACATCCCATTAGTGGTATATTCTGTAGGTTTAAATAAACCTAAACACCATCACCAATGCCAAACCGTGCAACAAGACCAGACTTGTGCGTCCAGCACGTCTGGACATATAGTCCATCCTGCCAGTGACTAATTCTCCTCCTTGTCCAGAGTTCACCATCGACAGGGTGAAGCTGACCTTCCTCCCGGGAGCTACGGTTGAGAGCGGCACCAACCTGACTCTTCTCTGTAAGGCCAAGATTAGCTACAGCTCCTCACAGCCCATCCACACGTTCAAGCTTCTGCTGGACGGGAAGGTGATCTACTCCAAAAACACCAGCGACGCTTCACTGGAGGTCAATTTAGCTCCAGCTCGGGTCTCCAACTCGGGATTTTACAGGTGTGACGTCCACATACGCCAGAAAGAGATGAGCAGTGAGACACGGAGACTCACAGTGAAGGGTgtgtaccacacactcacatacacacacacacacacacacacacacagtcacaggtgtacacgaacacacactctctctctcacacacagtcaaaGGTGTATACCATACAtaagacccacacacacagagagtgtGTACCATACACTagagacacacatacaaacactcatATGCCTTGTGTACATGCTCACTCATATACTACACATAGTGTCTTCTGTCTTCACAGTCACAGTCTCATATACTGTGTGTTCACTATCATAGACGTGTAGACTGTGTGTTCACTATCATAGACGTGTAGACTGTGTGTTCAGGTCTGCAGACTCCAACACTAACTGCGCATCCCAGCACTGTGTATGAGGGGGGTGAGGTCACGGCCACGTGCAGCGCACCACAGGAGGTTGGTAGTTTGATCTTCCACTTCTACGTGGACAGCACATACATCACAGCGGTGCAGGCGAGCAGCGGTTCCTCCGCAACTGCTAAGATGAAGGTCCTGGAGTTAGGAAACGTCCACCTGTACTGCAACTACCAGATCATCTTGTCCCACACCTCAGCCATGTCCAGCAACAGCAGCGTCGTAGAAGTGTCCATCAAAGGTAAACTACAAGATTTCTTAGGGTAGGATATTTATAGAAGCCTTTACAAGGATGTTTTGTCTAGCTGGGCTTTTGGGGAAGCCTGTCCACATAAATGCCCATTCCAATCTCCCCTCACTGCCCACAGCGCTGAACTGCAGTTATGTCTGTTCATTCCTGTGATTTCAGAGCTTGGCATCACTCCTTCGATAAGGATATGGCCCCACGCCAACGTCGTGGAAGGGGACCGGATATCCATAAGCTGCAATGTGTCACGATACAACCACAGTGACCTTGAGATCTTCCTCACCAAAGACAAGCTGCTCCATAAAGACCACGTATCATTCACGCAGAGCTTCGAGGTCAAAGTGGATGACTCAGGAGAGTACGTGTGTAAAGCAGAAAAGGGCCCCGTGCAGAAGACCACCTCAGCGAGGCTGAACGTAGCACGTAACTACTCAACATATTACTCAACATATTACTCCACCCATTCCTCACATTAttccacacaaccccacccatTCCTCACATTACTCCACACAACCCCGCCCATTCCTCACATTActccacacaaaccccacccaTTCCTCATATTActccacacaaaccccacccaTTCCTCACATTACTTCCACACAACTCCACCCATTCCTCACATTActccacacaaaccccacccaTTCCTCACAGTActccacacaaaccccacccaTTCCTCACATTActccacacaaaccccacccaTTCCTCTCAACCTGTGACCAATCCAGGTCAAGTTTCAGTTCTGTATTGTTATACTAAAATGCAATACAATGACTAGATCTTTGATAGTGAACTTTGTCTCCAATCAACCCTTAGGAATTTAGGAGTCTGTGTCTTGTTTACCTATGTTGCCAAATTTATCAGGTTTTCATTTCCCAATGAGCCAGTAAATCTTATCAAGTTCCCTCAATTTCATTAATGAAGACTGAAATTCACATCATATGGAAACAAGGGTGAATATGACCCAGCCACTATGTGATTTTGTACAATGCCCAGAACATTTCCACATCTAAAGTGCTTGTTACTCTCTTCTCCATTTTACTAGCTTTGTTTTCAAAACCTGTCCTTAGTATTACCCCACCGGGGGTGTTTGAGGGGCAAAATTTCTACCTGAGCTGCAAGAGCTCCATCAACACCCAAAGAAAACCAAATGTGAAGTACAGTCTGTATAACGACCAGCGTCTTGTGAAGTTAGGACACACCTTGAGTGGTAGAGCAAGCCAAGCCACTAACGGGAGGTACACTTGTGTGGCTGAGGCATTGAGCATCAGCAAAACCAGCACACAGCTGACTGTTACTGTCAAAGGTAAATGATCAATATATTTCACTGGGCTTTATATCACCTGCTTTAACAATGCATTTCCTCAATAATGACCTCAatatataacaataataatatatagaAACTATAATATACTGCAATAACTATGCTTATATCACTGATGAATGTGAAGAATAAATGATTCTGGGAGTTGAAGTCTGAGAAGTGTGTGCCTACTACAATGAAAGAAGCATATCCAACATCCAACCAATAAAGTTGGACACACATCTAACTTTATTTCAGCCAGTAAATTCAGTAATGTAATGGAggtacaaaataaaaacaataaccataaaattatacaaactATGACACTCATTAACTGTGAGGTGACAAACATCTTACAATCTATGACGCTGACTGTAAAAGAGCATGTCTTTCAATATAAAACACTGTAGTCTGTAATATTAGATTTCATGTTATAATGCTTAGTTTTACCCCATTACATAAATCAATTTCTAAACAGATGAATTGATTCCTGACACTTCCACAACATCCTATTCAGTATTACAGTCCTGCACAGATTGCAATGATTCTAGTCTGATAAAGATCTAAAGCATTTTGCATAGTGTTAGTTTCAATGCAAACAAGCCTAAATATTTTGGGCTGCATGCTAACAGTGTAACATATTAAACGATGCTGAAAAACAATCCATTACTGGTCAATTTGTTTTGCTGTCATTTTAAAAACTAGAGAATAAATTAGAGAATACAATAAATTCATAACTATACCTAACATTCATCTTAGTTTAATCCCTCCACCCGTTCCATCTGCTCAAATGGATGCAGACACAGCTCACCAACCTTAGACACACTAGTACATCTGATACTCCTAGACCCACTGAACTGGCTACATGAACTATATATGGACTAATATAGCATGGACTGTTAATTAGCTCGGCTGCCCAGACAGAATGGGttccctcctgagtcttggtacCCCAACCCTTCTTAATCCGTAATCCACCCAGGGACTTTGGCCTTGACACTTTTGGCCTTGACTTGCTCATTAGGAATCTGTACATTGTAACATTTGGTTACaacacattttaaaaagtgttatataaataaatgtttctcTATATCTAAGCATATATTTACACACATCCTTCTGTATATGAGTGCATGTGATTACTGTCGCCCTTGTGTTGTAGTGAGTCAATGTTGTTCTTGCTCCTCCGTCCACCAGTGCCTGTCTCATCGCCAGTTATCCGAGCGGTGGGGCGTCTCGTCCTCGGACGGCCCTTTCAGctcgtgtgtgagagtgagctgGGAACGCTGCCCATCACCCTAACCCTGTTGAGGAACAACAGTCGCGTGGCGGAGGTGAACGTGACCGGGCCCCTCCGCAGGGCTCTGTTTAACGTGTCCTCCATACCTTCCAGAAGGGATGTTCAGAGCTTTGTCTGCCAGGCTAGGAACCAGGGTCTAGAGACAATTCTCCTCAGCAACAAGCTTGACACACCAGTTATAGGTGAACATAacacaaacattttaaaaaaggcTTATTAATAAACAAACACTAAACAGACCTCTCAAGATATTTTATTTGATATAGTAATTTGTTTATGGATTCATATCtgtatagtaaaaaaaaaaggaaaatggatGTTGGATATTCTAAAAATGGATATATAATCTATTTTACCAGGAATTTCTATGTATGTAGATTAcatctctccatcacacaccctTCCTCTCTGTCACCTGTGACCTTTAGAAACCGTGTCCAAGCCGGTGCTGACTCTTGACACGAAGGGCTACACAGTAACGGAGGGAATGAACCTTACTCTGCGCTGCAGTGTGCAACAGGGCTCTGCCCCAGTCAGCTTTGCTTTTTATCGTGATGGATCAGCAAGTCCCTTCTTCAACACCACCAGCAACCGGACACAGGGAACCCACACCATCGAGTCCGTGAGGAGGGATCACGGCGGAGGTTACTACTGCCAAGCTTCTAATGAAGCCAGTGAGACAAAGAGGAGTAATTCAGTTGCTTTCGGAGGTCAGCATTTCCTGTACTTTGAATTTCACCATCAACCAGGGGGTTCCATGCCTCCAAATCTGTTTTTGAGTTttctataaaaaaataaaaatgtgtgtCCTCCACAGTGAACCTGGCCGGCTGGAAGAAAGCTGCCATTGCTGCCCTCTGCTTCCTGCTCCTGGTGGTCATAGTCGTCATCCTGATCCTTTTCCTCAAGAAGGCACGAGCGCCACGCCACACTAAAAGAGCCAAGGAACTGTCCGTGTAGGTCTCGCCTTCCTGCTGGCTTCTCAAGTGATGTAAATCTCTACTTACTGAATTTTTAAAACGCCTGCTTCAATGAAAACTTGCTTCATTGATTTCTCAGGATGTCTGCACGCCATAAATCAGGTGATCCCATGAGGGTGAGCCTCACACTCGACTTTGAGGACAATAATGCAGCCAACGGTAA includes these proteins:
- the pecam1a gene encoding platelet endothelial cell adhesion molecule isoform X2: MEHQALWFTLLLSGISTICQAAEAPSEFTIDRVKLTFLPGATVESGTNLTLLCKAKISYSSSQPIHTFKLLLDGKVIYSKNTSDASLEVNLAPARVSNSGFYRCDVHIRQKEMSSETRRLTVKGLQTPTLTAHPSTVYEGGEVTATCSAPQEVGSLIFHFYVDSTYITAVQASSGSSATAKMKVLELGNVHLYCNYQIILSHTSAMSSNSSVVEVSIKELGITPSIRIWPHANVVEGDRISISCNVSRYNHSDLEIFLTKDKLLHKDHVSFTQSFEVKVDDSGEYVCKAEKGPVQKTTSARLNVAPLFSKPVLSITPPGVFEGQNFYLSCKSSINTQRKPNVKYSLYNDQRLVKLGHTLSGRASQATNGRYTCVAEALSISKTSTQLTVTVKVPVSSPVIRAVGRLVLGRPFQLVCESELGTLPITLTLLRNNSRVAEVNVTGPLRRALFNVSSIPSRRDVQSFVCQARNQGLETILLSNKLDTPVIETVSKPVLTLDTKGYTVTEGMNLTLRCSVQQGSAPVSFAFYRDGSASPFFNTTSNRTQGTHTIESVRRDHGGGYYCQASNEASETKRSNSVAFGVNLAGWKKAAIAALCFLLLVVIVVILILFLKKARAPRHTKRAKELSVMSARHKSGDPMRVSLTLDFEDNNAANATPSVVGRSVWCEDVSNSGSDNQSREEEEECEKIQYTEPPAPQEVKAETDPEPDTVTAEVQVQDGHHDNMDLPQNSDLEYVHLNHSEQEPE
- the pecam1a gene encoding platelet endothelial cell adhesion molecule isoform X1; the encoded protein is MEHQALWFTLLLSGISTICQAAEAPSEFTIDRVKLTFLPGATVESGTNLTLLCKAKISYSSSQPIHTFKLLLDGKVIYSKNTSDASLEVNLAPARVSNSGFYRCDVHIRQKEMSSETRRLTVKGLQTPTLTAHPSTVYEGGEVTATCSAPQEVGSLIFHFYVDSTYITAVQASSGSSATAKMKVLELGNVHLYCNYQIILSHTSAMSSNSSVVEVSIKELGITPSIRIWPHANVVEGDRISISCNVSRYNHSDLEIFLTKDKLLHKDHVSFTQSFEVKVDDSGEYVCKAEKGPVQKTTSARLNVAPLFSKPVLSITPPGVFEGQNFYLSCKSSINTQRKPNVKYSLYNDQRLVKLGHTLSGRASQATNGRYTCVAEALSISKTSTQLTVTVKVPVSSPVIRAVGRLVLGRPFQLVCESELGTLPITLTLLRNNSRVAEVNVTGPLRRALFNVSSIPSRRDVQSFVCQARNQGLETILLSNKLDTPVIETVSKPVLTLDTKGYTVTEGMNLTLRCSVQQGSAPVSFAFYRDGSASPFFNTTSNRTQGTHTIESVRRDHGGGYYCQASNEASETKRSNSVAFGVNLAGWKKAAIAALCFLLLVVIVVILILFLKKARAPRHTKRAKELSVMSARHKSGDPMRVSLTLDFEDNNAANATPSVVGRSVWCEDVSNSGSDNQSREEEEECEKIQYTEPPAPQEVKAETDPEPDTVTAEVQVQDGHHDNMDLPQNQSDLEYVHLNHSEQEPE